Proteins co-encoded in one Streptomyces sp. JH34 genomic window:
- the ligD gene encoding non-homologous end-joining DNA ligase, whose product MTPITEVEGRRLALSNLDKVLYPATGTTKGEVLHYYAATAAGAMLPHLRDRPLSFLRYPDGPEGLRFFTKNPPPGTPDWVRTAPVPRSDDPDARQVLAQDLPSLMWAANLVVEFHTHQWRQDSPAVADRMVFDLDPGPPAGVVECCAVALWLRERLAEDGLSSYGKTSGSKGLHLLVPLEPTPSEEVTAYARTLAVQAQGALPELAVYRMTRALRPGKVFVDFSQNAAAKTTAAPYTLRARSSPTVSAPVTWEEIEACGAPDDLVFLAGDMAARLERHGDLLGPLNDPGQAGALPGC is encoded by the coding sequence ATGACGCCGATCACGGAGGTGGAGGGGCGGCGCCTCGCGCTCAGCAATCTCGACAAGGTGCTGTACCCGGCCACCGGCACGACCAAGGGTGAGGTGTTGCACTACTACGCGGCCACGGCGGCGGGTGCGATGCTGCCGCACCTGCGGGACCGCCCGCTGTCCTTCCTGCGGTATCCGGACGGTCCGGAGGGGCTGCGCTTCTTCACCAAGAACCCGCCGCCCGGTACGCCCGACTGGGTGCGGACCGCCCCGGTTCCCCGCAGCGACGACCCCGACGCCCGGCAGGTGCTCGCCCAGGACCTGCCGTCGCTGATGTGGGCGGCGAACCTGGTGGTGGAGTTCCACACCCACCAGTGGCGGCAGGACTCCCCCGCCGTGGCCGACCGGATGGTGTTCGACCTGGACCCCGGCCCGCCCGCGGGCGTCGTGGAGTGCTGCGCGGTCGCCCTGTGGCTGCGGGAGCGGCTGGCCGAGGACGGACTGTCCTCGTACGGGAAGACGTCCGGTTCCAAGGGCCTCCATCTGCTCGTCCCCCTGGAGCCGACCCCCTCCGAGGAGGTGACGGCGTACGCGAGGACGCTGGCGGTCCAGGCGCAGGGCGCGCTGCCCGAGCTGGCCGTGTACCGGATGACGCGCGCGCTGCGCCCGGGGAAGGTGTTCGTGGATTTCAGCCAGAACGCCGCGGCCAAGACCACCGCCGCGCCGTACACACTGCGGGCGAGGAGCAGTCCGACCGTGTCCGCGCCCGTCACCTGGGAGGAGATCGAGGCGTGCGGGGCGCCGGACGATCTGGTCTTCCTCGCCGGTGACATGGCCGCCCGGCTGGAGCGGCACGGGGACCTCCTCGGTCCGTTGAACGATCCGGGGCAGGCCGGGGCGCTCCCCGGGTGCTGA
- a CDS encoding Ku protein: MRSIWNGSISFGLVSIPVKLMNATENHSISFRQIHLSDGGRIRYHKVCELDEEEVPASETVKAYEDADGTVIPVTDEDLASLPLPTAKTIEIEGFVPASAVDPLQLDSAYYLSANGVPAAKPYALLREALRRSGKVAVAKYALRGRERLGMLRVVDDVIAMHGLLWPDEIRAPEGVAPDSGVKVRDAELDLADALMNTLGDADLETLHDDYREAVEELVAAKAAGEPVAEETAEEPEGKVIDLMAALENSVRAAQESHGEGAEVADVHHIGSGRSGGAKKPSAEKPASKRTPAKKAAPKKAAAKRTSAETSTETSAERTAAKEPAGKKTPKKQTAKKATAKKAATKATATKATATKATATKTARKRTSA; this comes from the coding sequence GTGAGGTCCATCTGGAACGGCTCGATCTCGTTCGGTCTGGTCAGCATCCCGGTCAAGCTCATGAACGCCACCGAGAACCACTCGATCTCGTTCCGGCAGATCCACCTCTCCGACGGTGGCCGGATCCGCTACCACAAGGTCTGTGAACTGGACGAGGAGGAGGTGCCGGCCTCCGAGACCGTCAAGGCGTACGAGGACGCCGACGGCACCGTCATCCCCGTGACCGACGAGGACCTGGCCTCCCTGCCGCTGCCCACCGCCAAGACGATCGAGATCGAGGGATTCGTGCCGGCCTCGGCCGTCGACCCCCTCCAGCTGGACTCGGCGTACTACCTCTCGGCCAACGGTGTCCCGGCCGCCAAACCGTACGCCCTGCTGCGGGAGGCCCTCAGGCGCAGCGGCAAGGTCGCCGTCGCGAAGTACGCGCTGCGCGGGCGGGAACGCCTCGGCATGCTGCGGGTGGTCGACGACGTCATCGCGATGCACGGGCTGCTGTGGCCGGACGAGATCCGCGCCCCGGAAGGCGTCGCCCCCGACTCCGGCGTCAAGGTCCGCGACGCGGAACTGGACCTTGCCGACGCGCTGATGAACACTCTCGGCGACGCCGATCTCGAGACGCTCCACGACGACTACCGCGAGGCTGTCGAGGAACTCGTCGCGGCGAAGGCGGCCGGGGAACCCGTCGCGGAGGAGACCGCCGAGGAGCCCGAGGGCAAGGTGATCGACCTGATGGCGGCGCTGGAGAACAGCGTCCGGGCGGCGCAGGAGTCACACGGGGAGGGCGCCGAGGTCGCGGACGTCCACCACATCGGCTCGGGCAGGAGCGGCGGCGCGAAGAAGCCGTCGGCGGAGAAGCCGGCCTCGAAGCGCACCCCGGCGAAGAAGGCGGCACCGAAGAAGGCAGCCGCGAAGAGGACATCCGCGGAGACATCCACGGAGACATCCGCGGAGAGAACGGCGGCGAAGGAGCCGGCCGGGAAGAAGACGCCGAAGAAGCAGACCGCGAAGAAGGCCACGGCGAAGAAGGCGGCGACGAAGGCCACGGCGACGAAGGCCACGGCGACGAAGGCCACGGCGACGAAGACCGCACGGAAACGCACCTCCGCCTGA